From Roseburia hominis, the proteins below share one genomic window:
- a CDS encoding TetR/AcrR family transcriptional regulator produces MTEESTKAYIKGLSRRDYIQKVHDLIKEEGLEAISIRRIAKELGCSSASLYRHFESLSELLYYAELRTLTDYIVRLNEAEKKWENIWDLYVGVWDCYSREAFAHPEAYNLLFFEYTNEKLKNSIKEYYEMFPEDIKETNQIFFEMLKCADFMGRDYQMCLRCVQAKVLKSEDATRLNRLACLLFKGYFKGVLDDGIRPEEIDERVKLFVEDLELVVRALAIDLQGYEGYHRV; encoded by the coding sequence ATGACCGAAGAGTCCACAAAGGCCTATATTAAAGGGCTGTCCAGGCGCGACTATATCCAGAAGGTCCATGATCTGATCAAGGAGGAAGGACTGGAAGCGATTTCGATTCGCCGGATAGCCAAAGAACTCGGCTGCTCGTCTGCCAGCTTATACCGGCATTTTGAGAGTCTCTCGGAACTGCTTTATTATGCAGAGCTGAGAACGCTTACGGATTACATTGTAAGGCTGAATGAGGCAGAGAAGAAGTGGGAGAACATATGGGATCTTTACGTTGGAGTATGGGACTGCTACAGCAGGGAGGCATTTGCACACCCGGAGGCGTATAATCTGTTGTTTTTTGAGTATACGAACGAGAAGCTGAAGAATTCTATTAAGGAATACTATGAGATGTTTCCGGAGGATATTAAGGAGACGAATCAGATTTTTTTTGAAATGCTCAAATGCGCCGATTTCATGGGAAGAGATTATCAGATGTGCCTGAGGTGTGTTCAGGCAAAGGTGCTCAAAAGTGAGGACGCCACCCGGCTGAACCGGCTGGCCTGTCTTTTGTTCAAGGGCTATTTTAAGGGAGTTCTTGATGACGGGATCAGACCGGAAGAGATTGACGAACGTGTAAAACTGTTTGTTGAGGATCTGGAGTTGGTAGTACGCGCACTGGCGATTGATTTGCAGGGTTATGAAGGATACCACAGAGTGTAG
- the pstA gene encoding phosphate ABC transporter permease PstA: MSKKMKQRLISYRNAPLSALLAFLVLLAAALTFTVLLFLIGYILIKGVPHITADLFSPTYTSENVSLVPALINTVIMTLMALAIAVPLGIFSAVFLVEYAKKGNRFVGIIRLTTETLQGIPSIVYGLFGLLFFVTTLKWGMSLLAGAFTLSIMILPLIMRTTEEALKSVPDTYREGSFGLGAGKLRTIFRIVLPAAVPGILAGVILAVGRVVGETAALMYTSGTVAKVPDNLMGAGRTLALHMYTLATEGLHTDKAYATAVILLVLVIGINLLSTLVAKKITKGNGNGEN, translated from the coding sequence ATGAGTAAAAAAATGAAACAGAGGCTGATTTCATACCGTAACGCGCCGTTATCCGCTTTGCTGGCATTTCTTGTGCTTCTTGCGGCGGCGCTTACCTTTACCGTATTACTTTTTCTGATCGGTTATATCCTGATTAAAGGGGTGCCGCACATTACGGCAGATTTGTTTTCACCCACCTATACTTCGGAAAATGTGTCGCTGGTTCCGGCGCTTATCAATACCGTAATCATGACACTGATGGCGCTGGCGATCGCAGTTCCTTTGGGAATCTTTTCCGCAGTTTTCCTTGTGGAGTACGCGAAGAAAGGAAACAGGTTCGTGGGAATTATTCGGCTTACGACAGAGACCCTGCAGGGAATTCCTTCAATCGTATACGGACTTTTCGGACTGTTGTTCTTCGTTACTACCTTAAAATGGGGCATGTCCCTGCTTGCGGGAGCATTTACCCTGTCGATCATGATTCTTCCGCTGATCATGCGGACGACGGAGGAAGCCCTGAAATCGGTGCCGGATACCTACCGGGAAGGGAGCTTTGGCCTGGGTGCCGGGAAGCTTCGGACAATCTTCCGTATCGTTCTTCCAGCAGCGGTCCCGGGAATACTGGCGGGCGTGATTCTTGCGGTCGGGCGTGTGGTTGGTGAGACGGCGGCGCTGATGTACACCTCGGGAACGGTTGCGAAGGTGCCGGACAATCTGATGGGGGCGGGCAGAACGCTGGCGTTACATATGTATACTCTTGCAACTGAAGGCCTGCACACGGATAAGGCCTATGCGACTGCGGTGATTCTTCTGGTTCTGGTGATCGGGATTAACCTGCTGTCGACCCTGGTGGCGAAAAAGATTACGAAAGGAAATGGAAATGGCGAAAATTAG
- a CDS encoding ATP-binding protein yields the protein MRKRIQKNLLMIVSLALLLSYLIMTVFIYRQTLLIMREELEQEAGYIQAAVMISGEEYLREMDDVQKDTRITQIGSDGRVLYDSVQDDATLENHSSRNEVQEAFKNGTGQDIRMSDTVGREMFYYAVLLPDGTVLRVSKGMSTVWHTAFRILPFMAGTGVFLAVISWILARLQVSRLIRPINALDLEHPLQTEVYEELSPLLERIDRQNKEKEKIEQMRREFSANVSHELKTPLTSISGYAEIMMNGLVKKEDVPQFSARIYHEASRMIALVGDIIKLSRLDEGSIELEKEEVDLYQLTREIVSRLALEAGKRGVRMEVVGEPVVIRGIRQILDEMIYNLCENAVKYNVENGTVSIWVGKTLSGSKVIVKDTGIGIPKEHIERIFERFYRVDKSHSRESGGTGLGLSIVKHGAILHGARIEVESDSGKGTKMELIFP from the coding sequence ATGAGGAAGAGGATTCAAAAAAATCTGCTGATGATCGTATCACTGGCACTGCTATTATCCTATCTTATCATGACGGTATTTATTTACCGGCAGACGCTTCTGATCATGCGGGAAGAACTGGAGCAGGAGGCCGGTTATATTCAGGCGGCAGTTATGATTTCCGGGGAAGAGTATCTGCGGGAAATGGACGATGTCCAGAAGGATACCAGGATCACACAGATAGGTTCTGATGGGCGGGTTTTATATGATTCTGTGCAGGATGATGCCACGCTGGAAAATCACAGCTCCCGGAATGAAGTGCAGGAGGCGTTTAAAAACGGAACCGGGCAGGATATCCGTATGTCGGATACGGTGGGACGGGAGATGTTCTATTATGCCGTGCTTCTTCCGGACGGTACGGTGCTCAGAGTGTCCAAGGGAATGAGCACGGTCTGGCATACAGCTTTTCGGATTCTGCCGTTTATGGCGGGAACAGGGGTATTCCTTGCCGTGATTTCATGGATTCTGGCACGTTTGCAGGTGTCACGCCTGATTCGCCCAATCAATGCACTGGATCTGGAACATCCGCTGCAAACGGAGGTCTATGAGGAGCTTTCCCCCCTTTTGGAGCGGATTGACCGCCAGAATAAGGAAAAAGAGAAGATAGAGCAGATGCGGAGGGAATTTTCAGCGAACGTTTCTCATGAATTAAAGACGCCGCTCACCTCCATATCCGGGTATGCGGAGATTATGATGAACGGTCTGGTCAAAAAGGAAGACGTCCCGCAGTTCTCTGCAAGAATCTATCATGAGGCCAGCCGTATGATCGCTTTGGTGGGCGACATTATCAAGCTGTCCCGTCTTGATGAAGGAAGCATCGAGCTGGAGAAGGAGGAGGTAGATCTCTATCAGCTCACGCGGGAAATCGTGAGCCGGCTGGCTCTGGAGGCGGGCAAGCGCGGCGTGCGTATGGAAGTCGTAGGGGAGCCTGTCGTGATCCGGGGAATCCGCCAGATTCTGGACGAGATGATTTACAATTTATGTGAGAATGCAGTGAAATACAATGTGGAAAACGGAACAGTGAGCATCTGGGTCGGGAAAACGCTTTCGGGCAGCAAGGTGATCGTAAAGGATACCGGAATCGGAATTCCAAAGGAGCATATAGAGCGGATCTTCGAGAGGTTCTACCGGGTGGATAAGAGTCATTCCAGGGAAAGCGGGGGGACCGGCCTTGGGCTTTCTATTGTAAAACACGGGGCAATTCTTCATGGAGCCAGGATTGAGGTAGAAAGCGACAGCGGAAAAGGGACGAAAATGGAGTTGATTTTCCCTTAA
- a CDS encoding GrdX family protein — translation MWDIEKAILITNNDRVYEKYKEILTVVLVDSYEEVLIKARDMVYDRHILLTHPQASSLKPNQTPYRSVVVYPKGEEDNTNDILLIEKCLETYYQWQEIAPTPRRYEDRVAYDFKTIDLSVIDNIIPRIS, via the coding sequence ATGTGGGATATTGAGAAGGCAATTTTGATTACGAATAATGATCGTGTGTATGAGAAGTATAAAGAGATATTGACTGTAGTGTTGGTGGATTCTTATGAAGAGGTTTTGATAAAGGCCCGGGATATGGTGTATGACAGACATATTCTGCTTACGCATCCGCAGGCGTCCAGCTTGAAGCCGAATCAGACACCTTATCGTTCGGTCGTTGTTTATCCGAAAGGAGAGGAGGATAATACCAATGATATCCTCCTGATCGAGAAATGTCTGGAGACTTATTATCAGTGGCAGGAGATAGCTCCCACGCCTCGCAGATATGAGGACAGAGTTGCTTATGATTTTAAGACCATTGATTTATCTGTTATCGACAATATCATTCCCAGAATTTCTTAA
- a CDS encoding response regulator transcription factor: MIYCVEDDGNIRELVVYTLETTGYHARGFGEGAALFEALAEEVPELVLLDIMLPGMDGMEILKKMKESARTRHIPVIMLTAKGTEYDKVMGLDAGADDYVTKPFGMMELISRVRAVLRRSTKDSGDDIYRFGELLMDVKKHIVTVEGSEISLTLKEFELLRHLMENRGIVLTRDRLLEEIWGYDFDGETRTVDVHVRTLRQKLGSAGERIETVRGVGYRIGDKE, from the coding sequence ATGATTTATTGTGTGGAAGATGACGGAAATATCCGGGAATTGGTTGTCTATACTCTGGAGACCACGGGGTACCACGCCCGCGGCTTCGGGGAAGGGGCAGCATTATTTGAAGCTCTGGCAGAGGAAGTGCCGGAGCTTGTTCTGCTTGATATCATGCTGCCGGGAATGGACGGCATGGAGATCTTAAAGAAAATGAAGGAGTCGGCGCGGACGCGCCATATTCCGGTGATCATGCTGACAGCAAAGGGGACGGAATATGATAAGGTCATGGGGCTTGACGCAGGGGCAGACGACTATGTGACGAAGCCCTTTGGCATGATGGAACTGATATCCCGTGTCCGTGCGGTGCTGCGAAGAAGTACGAAGGATTCCGGGGACGATATTTACCGCTTTGGAGAGCTTCTGATGGACGTGAAAAAGCATATAGTGACTGTAGAAGGGAGTGAGATTTCCCTGACGCTCAAGGAATTTGAATTGCTCAGACACCTGATGGAGAACCGAGGAATCGTGCTGACCCGTGACCGCCTTCTGGAAGAGATCTGGGGGTATGATTTTGACGGGGAGACCCGGACGGTAGATGTCCATGTGCGGACGCTCAGACAGAAACTGGGAAGTGCGGGAGAGCGGATCGAGACGGTGCGCGGGGTCGGGTACCGGATAGGAGATAAGGAATGA
- the phoU gene encoding phosphate signaling complex protein PhoU — translation MRNRFDRQLIELNQLLIHMGELCETAIEEVAAALEERDVQRARSVIRADEEIDHMEKDIESLCLKLLLQQQPVAKDLRQISAALKMITDMERIGDQTADIADIVTADTIPEGQSLTDIGRMAEAAARMVRDSVSAYVQKDLELARRVMEADDEVDAQFDIVKCELVTQISQSQGNGGDEMMDLLMIAKYLERIGDHATNIAEWVEFSITGTHAGEVHA, via the coding sequence ATGCGGAACCGATTTGACAGACAGCTTATAGAACTGAATCAACTGCTCATTCATATGGGTGAACTTTGCGAGACGGCTATCGAGGAAGTGGCGGCAGCTCTGGAGGAAAGGGATGTGCAGCGGGCACGCTCCGTGATCAGGGCAGATGAAGAGATTGATCACATGGAGAAGGATATTGAATCGCTTTGTCTGAAGCTCCTTTTGCAGCAGCAGCCGGTGGCAAAGGATCTGCGGCAAATCTCGGCCGCGCTTAAGATGATCACTGATATGGAACGGATTGGGGATCAGACGGCAGACATTGCAGATATTGTGACGGCGGACACGATTCCGGAGGGGCAGAGTCTTACGGATATAGGCCGTATGGCTGAAGCGGCAGCGAGAATGGTGAGGGACAGTGTTTCCGCGTATGTGCAGAAGGATCTGGAACTGGCGAGAAGGGTCATGGAAGCCGATGATGAGGTGGATGCGCAGTTTGATATAGTAAAGTGTGAGCTGGTGACACAGATTTCCCAGAGTCAGGGGAATGGCGGAGATGAGATGATGGACCTTTTGATGATCGCAAAATACCTGGAAAGGATTGGAGACCACGCGACCAATATCGCGGAGTGGGTGGAATTTTCCATCACGGGGACTCATGCGGGTGAGGTCCATGCCTAA
- the grdG gene encoding sarcosine reductase complex component B subunit alpha gives MKLELGKIEIKDIQFADRTYIEDHVLYVNKEEVEAMVLEDDKLLECHLDIARPGEKTRITPVKDVIEPRVKVSGGGEIFPGILGKVTPPVGEGRTHALDGCCVVTVGRIVGFQEGVIDMSGVAADYCPFSKTVNLCVVIEPQEGLETHVYEKAGRMAGLKVAAYLGEAGKNVEPDVLETYETKPIFEQAAEYPDLPKVGYVHMLQSQGLLHDTYYYGVDAKQFVPTLMYPTEIMDGAIVSGNCVAPCDKVTTYHHLHNPVIDECYKRHGKEINFMGVILTNENVFLADKERHSDMVAKLAEWMGLDGVLITEEGYGNPDTDLMMNCRKVERKGTKVVLITDEFPGKDGKSQSLADTCDEATALASCGQGNMTLQFPAMDKVIGMQDYIESQIGGWAGCINEDGSFEAEIQIIIASTIANGFNKLAARGY, from the coding sequence ATGAAATTGGAACTCGGTAAAATTGAGATCAAAGATATCCAATTTGCAGACAGAACTTACATTGAGGATCATGTGCTTTATGTAAACAAAGAAGAAGTAGAAGCCATGGTACTGGAAGATGATAAGCTGCTTGAATGTCATCTGGATATTGCAAGACCGGGCGAGAAAACAAGAATCACACCGGTCAAGGATGTTATTGAGCCGCGTGTAAAGGTTAGCGGAGGCGGGGAGATCTTCCCGGGAATTTTAGGAAAGGTAACACCTCCGGTCGGCGAGGGAAGAACCCACGCACTGGACGGCTGCTGTGTAGTGACCGTTGGACGGATCGTTGGATTCCAGGAAGGTGTTATCGATATGAGCGGTGTGGCAGCAGATTACTGCCCGTTCTCAAAGACCGTGAATCTGTGTGTTGTCATTGAGCCACAGGAGGGTCTTGAGACACACGTATATGAGAAAGCAGGACGTATGGCCGGCCTTAAAGTAGCTGCATATCTTGGGGAGGCAGGAAAGAATGTAGAGCCTGATGTGCTTGAGACCTATGAGACCAAACCGATTTTCGAGCAGGCAGCCGAGTATCCGGACCTTCCGAAGGTTGGATATGTACATATGCTGCAGTCTCAGGGACTTCTGCATGACACCTATTATTATGGAGTAGATGCAAAGCAGTTTGTACCGACCCTCATGTACCCGACAGAGATCATGGACGGCGCGATCGTTTCCGGTAACTGTGTGGCTCCGTGTGATAAGGTTACGACCTATCATCATCTGCACAATCCGGTTATTGATGAGTGCTACAAGCGTCACGGAAAAGAGATCAACTTCATGGGCGTGATCCTGACAAATGAGAATGTATTCCTTGCTGATAAGGAACGTCATTCCGACATGGTAGCAAAGCTGGCTGAGTGGATGGGACTTGACGGTGTTCTGATCACAGAAGAAGGATACGGCAACCCGGATACAGACCTTATGATGAATTGCCGCAAGGTAGAGAGAAAGGGAACCAAGGTGGTTCTGATCACAGATGAGTTCCCGGGCAAAGACGGTAAATCTCAGTCATTAGCAGATACCTGTGACGAGGCAACTGCACTTGCATCCTGTGGACAGGGCAATATGACCCTTCAGTTCCCAGCTATGGACAAAGTCATCGGTATGCAGGATTACATTGAAAGCCAGATCGGCGGCTGGGCTGGCTGTATCAATGAGGACGGCTCATTCGAGGCCGAAATTCAGATCATTATCGCATCTACGATAGCGAACGGCTTTAACAAGCTGGCTGCTAGAGGATACTAG
- the pstB gene encoding phosphate ABC transporter ATP-binding protein PstB: MAKISVKNLDLFYGDFKALKKVDLDIEANKITAFIGPSGCGKSTLLKSLNRMNDLVEGCRIEGDILLDGEDIYGNMDVNHLRKRVGMVFQKPNPFPMSIYDNIAYGPRTHGIRSKAKLDDIVEKSLRDAAIWEETKDRLKKSALGMSGGQQQRLCIARALAVQPEVLLMDEPTSALDPISTSKIEDLAMELKKEYTIVMVTHNMQQAVRVSDNTAFFLLGEVIEYNDTEKLFSIPSDKRTEDYITGRFG; encoded by the coding sequence ATGGCGAAAATTAGTGTAAAGAACCTGGATTTATTTTATGGAGATTTCAAGGCGCTTAAGAAAGTGGATCTGGATATTGAGGCCAATAAGATCACCGCATTTATCGGGCCCAGCGGCTGCGGAAAGTCCACGCTTTTAAAATCCCTGAATCGTATGAATGACCTGGTGGAGGGGTGCCGGATCGAAGGAGATATCCTTCTGGACGGCGAAGATATTTACGGAAATATGGACGTGAATCATCTGCGGAAACGGGTGGGAATGGTATTTCAAAAACCGAATCCATTTCCTATGAGCATATATGACAATATTGCCTATGGCCCGAGGACGCACGGAATCCGGTCCAAGGCAAAGTTAGATGATATCGTGGAGAAATCCCTGCGCGATGCGGCAATCTGGGAGGAGACCAAGGACAGACTGAAAAAAAGCGCCCTCGGCATGTCCGGCGGGCAGCAGCAGAGATTATGTATTGCCCGTGCGCTGGCGGTGCAGCCGGAAGTGCTCCTGATGGACGAACCGACCTCCGCGCTGGACCCGATCTCTACGTCGAAGATAGAAGACCTTGCGATGGAGCTGAAAAAAGAATATACTATTGTCATGGTAACGCATAATATGCAGCAGGCCGTGCGGGTATCTGACAATACGGCGTTTTTCCTTCTGGGTGAGGTCATTGAGTACAATGATACGGAGAAATTATTCTCCATTCCGTCCGATAAGCGGACAGAGGATTATATTACAGGGAGGTTTGGATAG
- the grdF gene encoding sarcosine reductase complex component B subunit beta — protein sequence MAKYKIVHYLNQFFGGIGGEDKADFEPEVREEIIGPGAAMASALGEDYEIVATVICGDNYFGENLDKATDTIVEMVKKYEPDVFVAGPAFNAGRYGVACGTICKAVEERMGIPVLTGMYIENPGADMFKKDIITVSTGNSAATLRKSMPKIVNLIKKMATGEEILGPSIEGYLERGIRVNYFAEERGATRGMDMLIKKMAGEPFETDLPMPKFDRVPPAEPIKDIKTAKLAIVTSGGIVPQGNPDHIESSNATKFGFYSIEGMDRMSADDFMTVHGGYDRQFVLKDPNLVVPLDVLRKLEKSGEFGELLNYFAATTGTGTATGSAAKFGDEIGKKFIEEGVDGVLLVSTUGTCTRCGATMVKGIEKYGIPVVHLATVVPISRTIGANRIIPAVGIPYPLGDPTQNAEDSYKIREKLVRRALKVLQTPVSEQTVFEKDF from the coding sequence ATGGCAAAATATAAAATCGTTCATTACCTCAACCAGTTCTTCGGCGGAATCGGTGGAGAGGATAAAGCAGATTTTGAACCGGAAGTTCGCGAAGAAATCATCGGACCGGGAGCTGCAATGGCTTCAGCTTTAGGGGAAGATTATGAGATCGTTGCTACAGTGATCTGTGGTGACAACTATTTCGGTGAGAACCTGGACAAAGCAACGGATACCATTGTTGAGATGGTTAAGAAATATGAGCCGGACGTATTCGTGGCCGGACCGGCGTTCAATGCAGGACGTTACGGTGTTGCCTGTGGTACGATCTGTAAAGCAGTAGAAGAGAGAATGGGAATTCCGGTACTTACCGGTATGTATATCGAGAACCCGGGCGCTGATATGTTCAAGAAGGACATCATCACGGTTTCCACTGGAAACTCCGCTGCGACCCTTCGGAAATCGATGCCGAAGATTGTGAATCTGATTAAGAAGATGGCGACAGGCGAGGAAATCTTAGGACCTTCTATTGAAGGATACTTAGAGAGAGGCATCCGTGTAAATTATTTCGCGGAAGAAAGAGGCGCAACCCGTGGTATGGATATGTTGATCAAGAAGATGGCAGGGGAACCATTTGAGACCGACCTTCCGATGCCGAAGTTTGACCGTGTACCGCCTGCTGAGCCGATCAAAGACATCAAAACAGCGAAACTGGCAATTGTGACTTCCGGTGGTATCGTTCCGCAGGGGAATCCGGATCACATCGAGTCCTCCAATGCGACCAAGTTTGGCTTCTATTCCATCGAAGGTATGGACAGAATGTCGGCAGATGATTTCATGACTGTTCATGGTGGATATGACAGACAGTTCGTACTGAAAGATCCGAACCTGGTAGTACCGCTTGACGTTCTTCGCAAGCTGGAAAAATCGGGCGAGTTCGGCGAACTTTTGAATTACTTTGCAGCTACGACAGGAACCGGAACAGCGACAGGATCTGCTGCCAAATTCGGCGATGAGATCGGTAAGAAATTTATCGAGGAAGGCGTAGATGGCGTTCTCCTCGTCAGCACATGAGGTACCTGTACACGTTGCGGTGCAACGATGGTAAAAGGTATTGAAAAATACGGTATCCCGGTAGTACATCTTGCTACGGTAGTGCCGATTTCCAGGACGATCGGTGCGAACAGGATTATTCCGGCGGTTGGTATTCCTTATCCGCTGGGCGACCCGACTCAGAATGCAGAGGATTCTTATAAGATTCGTGAGAAACTGGTCAGAAGAGCACTTAAGGTACTTCAGACTCCGGTTTCAGAACAGACTGTATTTGAGAAAGATTTCTAA
- a CDS encoding sodium-dependent transporter translates to MSSNNGQAQFKSRFGYIMVAAGAAIGLGNIWKFPYLAYRGGGGIFLVTYIIIIALMAHPMVEMETAIGRHGKSDTVSVFEKINKKWGFVGWIANICTLGINMFYVVVGGWVMKYAVQFIISGDFGEDTNAFFNGFISKPVEPLIWAFIVLFITSFLLLFGITEIVERVTKVIMPALFVILIFCAIYACATLPGAVEGLKYYLVPDFSHFSFKVFADAATQVLFSVGIGWGIFTTLGASLPDANNLKSDALMVSIMDTLAALLAGFVVIPTAFGAGMEVSKGPALLFDVMAEIYGSLPGGRLIGSVFFVGVMFAVFSSLFTFFEISMKTFEIKLNMGRKKGVIAVSIIILIGNILVSLGFGPLSGFKIPWPSFTGMEMYGLYDWLDCFTGYLLLPLGCLLTCIFVSKIWGWDGYEKELFQNGRDGKLRTFDKVLVVAVIPVFMVIVLLNVFGFLG, encoded by the coding sequence ATGAGTAGTAATAACGGACAGGCTCAATTTAAGTCACGTTTTGGTTATATCATGGTTGCGGCAGGTGCCGCGATCGGATTAGGAAACATCTGGAAATTTCCCTACCTTGCATATAGAGGCGGCGGTGGTATTTTCCTCGTTACGTATATCATTATTATTGCATTGATGGCGCATCCGATGGTTGAGATGGAGACTGCAATCGGTCGTCACGGCAAATCCGATACGGTAAGCGTATTTGAGAAAATCAACAAAAAATGGGGCTTCGTAGGCTGGATCGCAAATATCTGTACACTGGGAATTAATATGTTCTATGTAGTTGTCGGCGGCTGGGTAATGAAGTACGCGGTGCAGTTCATCATAAGTGGTGATTTTGGCGAAGATACCAATGCATTCTTTAACGGATTTATCAGCAAACCGGTAGAACCATTGATCTGGGCATTCATTGTATTGTTCATCACTTCGTTCCTGCTGCTTTTCGGTATCACCGAGATTGTAGAGCGTGTGACCAAAGTCATCATGCCTGCATTATTTGTAATCCTGATCTTCTGTGCGATTTACGCGTGTGCGACCCTTCCGGGTGCGGTAGAAGGTCTGAAATATTATCTGGTTCCGGATTTTAGTCATTTCAGTTTCAAGGTGTTCGCTGATGCGGCAACGCAGGTACTGTTCTCTGTTGGTATCGGCTGGGGAATCTTTACCACATTGGGCGCCAGCCTTCCGGATGCGAATAATTTAAAGAGCGATGCGCTTATGGTAAGTATCATGGATACTCTGGCAGCTCTTCTTGCTGGTTTTGTAGTAATTCCTACCGCTTTTGGTGCAGGTATGGAAGTATCCAAAGGACCGGCCCTGCTGTTTGACGTTATGGCAGAAATTTACGGAAGCCTTCCGGGCGGAAGACTCATTGGTTCCGTATTCTTCGTCGGCGTTATGTTTGCAGTATTTTCTTCCCTGTTCACATTCTTTGAGATTTCAATGAAGACATTCGAGATCAAATTGAATATGGGACGTAAAAAAGGTGTTATTGCTGTTTCCATCATCATTTTAATAGGAAATATTCTGGTATCTCTTGGATTTGGACCGCTTTCAGGTTTCAAGATTCCGTGGCCGAGCTTTACCGGAATGGAAATGTATGGCTTGTATGACTGGCTCGATTGCTTTACCGGCTATCTGCTGCTTCCTCTTGGCTGTCTGCTCACCTGTATCTTTGTGTCAAAGATCTGGGGCTGGGACGGTTACGAGAAAGAATTATTCCAGAATGGCCGCGACGGCAAGCTCCGCACTTTTGATAAAGTGCTGGTCGTAGCTGTCATTCCGGTCTTCATGGTAATCGTTCTTTTGAACGTATTTGGTTTCCTTGGATAA
- a CDS encoding AraC family transcriptional regulator, with protein sequence MSDNLLFSVFPNENFVDLGLYQFGWQQCEPSHLYGPAARNHYLFHYVISGTGSLMADDSKGETKTYQVKSGQGFMLFPGQISTYVADKQLPWEYTWLEFDGLRVKEMIELSGISKDNPIYHAHSKELRLNMMNEMLYIVRNSEESPIHLIGHLYLFLDYLSRSSASIRLKQGGHLRDFYVKEALTFIEENFQNEISVEDIAAVCGLNRSYFGKIFRDTIGKSPQEFLMDYRMVKAAELLKLTQLTIGDIGNAVGYSNPLHFSRAFKNIYNLSPRQWRAQNQYLPITDTKKS encoded by the coding sequence ATGAGTGATAATCTTCTGTTTTCCGTTTTTCCTAATGAGAATTTCGTGGATTTAGGACTTTACCAATTCGGCTGGCAGCAATGCGAGCCTTCCCACCTCTATGGCCCGGCCGCCAGAAACCATTACCTGTTTCATTATGTGATTTCCGGTACCGGTTCATTAATGGCTGACGATTCCAAGGGAGAGACGAAGACCTACCAGGTCAAAAGCGGTCAGGGATTCATGCTGTTCCCCGGCCAGATTTCCACCTATGTCGCGGACAAGCAGCTCCCCTGGGAGTATACCTGGCTGGAGTTCGATGGTCTGCGCGTAAAAGAAATGATTGAACTAAGCGGCATTTCGAAGGATAACCCGATCTACCACGCCCACTCCAAGGAGCTTCGATTGAATATGATGAATGAGATGCTGTACATTGTCCGGAACTCGGAGGAGTCCCCAATTCACCTGATCGGACATCTCTATCTGTTCCTGGACTACCTGTCCCGCTCCTCTGCGTCTATCCGCCTGAAACAGGGCGGCCATCTGCGGGATTTCTACGTCAAGGAAGCGCTGACTTTCATTGAAGAAAATTTTCAAAATGAGATCAGTGTGGAGGACATCGCTGCAGTCTGCGGACTGAACCGGAGCTACTTCGGTAAGATTTTCCGGGATACCATCGGCAAATCTCCCCAGGAATTTCTGATGGATTACCGCATGGTCAAGGCGGCGGAGCTGCTCAAGCTGACACAGCTTACCATAGGAGACATCGGGAATGCCGTGGGATACTCCAACCCGCTTCACTTTTCCCGGGCGTTTAAGAATATTTACAATCTCTCGCCCAGGCAGTGGAGAGCCCAGAACCAGTATCTGCCAATCACAGATACGAAGAAGAGTTGA